A window of Nitrospirota bacterium contains these coding sequences:
- a CDS encoding tetratricopeptide repeat protein yields the protein MKVTSDKAKLFLAVTILLLVVQTAIAEDLLSYHEKTGTLEIILAKLSQAEPTFFVPITAQDYFNRAEKYHKEDQIDRALLDYDKALDIDPAMVMAYERRGSIYAREEKYERAVADFNRAIGLNLHTASVFAMRGAAYSDLKEYELAIDDLSRSIKMDSKRADTYRLRGEAYSVLHDYGMAAADMKKSIELNPKACCEFHMLGDYLMQQGETEQAIIQYTKATECEPNHDTAYIHRGLVYYRTGRFANAFADFTSVTDKARTYDYVLLYAHIAGRKSNIQGLDDFTHMLSVLFSKKSADQWIVQLAGYLLGDSMNEGKLIEEAKKGKDTDDINGRLCEAYYFIAEKLLLQGATGMAEEYFRKSIDTGVQDFMEPETSKAMLRMLDGNEK from the coding sequence ATGAAGGTCACGAGTGACAAAGCTAAGCTATTCCTCGCTGTAACGATATTGCTTCTTGTTGTGCAGACAGCAATTGCCGAAGATCTGCTTTCATACCATGAAAAAACTGGAACTTTGGAAATTATCTTGGCCAAGTTGTCCCAAGCTGAGCCCACGTTTTTTGTTCCGATAACTGCACAGGACTACTTTAATCGAGCTGAAAAATATCATAAGGAAGATCAGATAGACCGTGCTCTCCTTGACTATGACAAGGCCCTTGATATTGATCCGGCAATGGTAATGGCATATGAGAGGCGGGGTTCAATCTATGCCCGAGAGGAGAAATATGAGCGTGCAGTCGCCGACTTTAACCGGGCCATAGGGCTTAATCTGCACACAGCTTCCGTATTTGCAATGAGGGGCGCTGCATATAGCGACCTCAAGGAGTATGAACTTGCCATTGATGACCTTTCCCGGTCGATCAAAATGGATAGCAAGCGTGCCGATACTTATCGTCTCAGGGGAGAAGCATATAGTGTTCTGCACGATTATGGTATGGCTGCGGCTGACATGAAGAAATCTATTGAACTAAATCCGAAAGCCTGCTGTGAATTTCATATGCTTGGTGATTATCTCATGCAACAGGGAGAAACAGAGCAGGCCATTATACAGTACACAAAGGCCACTGAGTGTGAGCCAAACCACGACACCGCATATATCCATAGAGGTCTTGTATACTATCGCACCGGGCGATTTGCGAATGCTTTTGCGGACTTTACATCGGTCACTGACAAGGCAAGGACCTACGATTATGTTCTTCTTTATGCGCACATTGCTGGTCGAAAAAGCAATATCCAAGGACTCGATGACTTTACTCATATGCTATCTGTCCTCTTCTCCAAAAAATCCGCTGATCAATGGATAGTGCAGCTCGCAGGCTATCTTCTTGGAGACAGCATGAATGAGGGAAAGCTGATAGAAGAGGCGAAAAAGGGTAAAGATACCGATGACATCAACGGGCGGCTCTGCGAGGCATATTATTTCATCGCCGAAAAGCTTCTTTTGCAGGGAGCTACCGGAATGGCAGAAGAGTACTTCAGGAAAAGCATTGACACCGGCGTGCAGGATTTCATGGAACCGGAAACTTCAAAGGCCATGCTGAGGATGTTAGATGGCAATGAAAAATAG
- a CDS encoding DHH family phosphoesterase, whose translation MHRRWLLNKTNAEFISYLSRAASISPVFSQILINRGIKTAAEVQDFLHPRVTGLSDPFDLHNVRPAIERIKAARKQGERVFVHGDYDADGLTATAIMVSALRTAGLDVHYFIPSRMTHGYGFNIIGVETAQKAGARLIITVDCGISSFEAAAHAQSLGIDLIITDHHEPTRKEGTKNKGQGAEDSSDGQELVTHHASRITDFMIPHAVAVINPKCSPDGSRLTVLCGAGIAFKLAQAMAIDNDITFSEDDLMPLLDLAALGTIADVVPLIGENRIIVREAMQHIQDGNRLGMRALKQAAGLDNKQLRTGLLAFTLVPRINAAGRVGDAQDVVKLFLSDAEQEAYDLAAWLDRTNSERRKIEEIVYQDALSELRGIDPAAVIMLAKEGWHPGVLGIAASKIADSFNLPAFIFTIENGIAKGSSRSIPAFDICAGLSECRDLLIAFGGHKQAAGVRLRADNLPAFEQRLRQIIQRDVSPEDLVPTLEIHASVLLNQLDTQLMHEIELLEPFGHGNPEPLLGARELEIMYPKVLKDRHLKMKLKKSASYIDAIGWDMGHLLEDLGQAAIFDAVFTPSYNDWNGNRSIQLVLKGLRPSA comes from the coding sequence ATGCATAGGCGCTGGCTCCTTAACAAGACCAACGCTGAATTCATTTCCTATCTTTCCCGTGCAGCTTCGATCTCCCCGGTATTCTCCCAGATCCTTATCAATCGCGGCATAAAGACAGCAGCCGAAGTGCAGGACTTTCTGCACCCTCGGGTTACCGGTCTATCAGACCCCTTTGACCTTCACAATGTAAGGCCGGCAATTGAGCGGATCAAGGCTGCGCGCAAACAGGGGGAGCGGGTCTTTGTTCACGGCGACTATGATGCAGACGGCCTGACAGCCACAGCTATCATGGTGAGTGCGCTCAGGACAGCAGGTCTGGACGTCCACTACTTTATTCCCAGCAGGATGACCCATGGTTACGGGTTTAATATCATAGGCGTGGAAACAGCCCAAAAGGCCGGCGCAAGATTGATCATAACCGTAGACTGCGGCATCAGTTCTTTTGAAGCTGCAGCTCATGCGCAAAGCCTGGGGATCGACCTGATCATCACTGACCACCACGAGCCGACACGGAAAGAAGGGACAAAGAACAAGGGGCAAGGGGCAGAGGATTCCAGTGACGGTCAAGAACTGGTTACGCATCACGCGTCACGCATCACGGATTTTATGATTCCTCATGCCGTGGCAGTCATCAATCCAAAGTGTTCTCCTGATGGTTCACGCCTCACGGTCCTCTGCGGCGCCGGCATTGCCTTTAAGCTTGCCCAGGCAATGGCAATAGATAACGACATCACCTTTTCAGAAGATGACCTTATGCCGCTCCTGGACCTTGCTGCCCTCGGCACGATTGCAGATGTCGTTCCCCTTATCGGCGAGAACAGGATCATTGTCAGGGAGGCCATGCAGCATATTCAGGATGGGAACAGGCTCGGCATGAGGGCGCTGAAGCAGGCCGCGGGACTGGACAATAAACAGCTGAGAACCGGCCTTCTTGCCTTCACCCTGGTCCCGAGGATCAATGCCGCAGGCAGGGTCGGCGATGCACAGGACGTGGTGAAGCTTTTTCTCTCTGATGCTGAGCAGGAGGCCTACGATCTTGCAGCGTGGCTTGACCGGACAAACAGCGAACGCAGGAAGATCGAGGAGATCGTTTATCAGGATGCGCTGTCAGAACTAAGAGGAATTGATCCGGCAGCGGTAATCATGCTTGCCAAAGAAGGATGGCATCCCGGCGTGTTAGGCATTGCGGCATCAAAGATTGCGGACTCCTTTAATCTCCCTGCCTTTATTTTCACGATCGAGAACGGCATCGCCAAGGGCTCCAGCCGCAGCATTCCGGCATTTGATATCTGTGCCGGGCTTTCAGAATGCAGGGATCTTCTTATCGCTTTTGGCGGCCACAAGCAGGCTGCAGGGGTAAGACTCAGGGCAGACAACCTCCCTGCCTTTGAACAGCGGCTGCGGCAGATCATTCAAAGAGACGTCTCCCCGGAAGACCTTGTCCCCACCCTTGAGATACATGCCTCTGTTCTGCTCAACCAGCTGGACACACAACTCATGCATGAGATCGAACTGCTCGAACCTTTTGGCCATGGCAACCCGGAACCTCTCCTTGGCGCCAGGGAGCTCGAGATCATGTATCCAAAAGTGCTCAAGGACCGCCACCTGAAAATGAAGCTCAAAAAAAGCGCATCGTATATTGATGCCATAGGCTGGGACATGGGCCACCTGCTTGAAGATCTCGGCCAGGCAGCTATCTTTGACGCTGTCTTTACGCCCTCGTATAACGACTGGAACGGCAACAGGAGCATCCAGCTTGTCCTCAAGGGACTTCGCCCCTCTGCGTAG
- a CDS encoding DUF3859 domain-containing protein — MMKYLSVIVGLVLSVLAGLVVAHNANAGESYSADIVEFGVYKAGNLKQVEDEPSPTGTRNKVTGLQLVEQTERIPGKLNNRFGVKWKINGPVKDENIEYIRMVKFPRPMKKADGSTQEVYRSTKPAKVGQITYDGYGFDNEWEIIPGIWTFEIWVQGKKLAEKSLTVYAPTTE, encoded by the coding sequence ATGATGAAATACTTATCGGTCATTGTTGGTCTTGTGCTATCTGTTTTGGCTGGTCTTGTCGTGGCGCATAATGCTAACGCAGGAGAATCCTACTCGGCCGACATAGTAGAGTTTGGCGTATATAAAGCTGGTAACTTGAAGCAGGTAGAAGACGAACCAAGCCCAACAGGAACGCGCAATAAGGTAACAGGCCTTCAACTCGTTGAGCAGACAGAAAGGATACCGGGAAAACTCAACAATCGTTTTGGAGTCAAATGGAAAATCAATGGCCCCGTGAAGGACGAAAACATCGAATACATCAGAATGGTTAAATTTCCGCGACCCATGAAAAAAGCTGATGGCTCAACGCAGGAAGTTTATCGTTCTACAAAGCCTGCCAAGGTCGGGCAAATAACCTATGACGGATATGGCTTTGACAACGAATGGGAAATAATCCCCGGTATATGGACATTTGAAATCTGGGTGCAGGGCAAGAAACTGGCTGAAAAGTCCTTAACTGTCTACGCGCCGACCACAGAGTGA
- a CDS encoding tetratricopeptide repeat protein, which translates to MAMKNSASKTISKGSGGDTMEKYFKIIAMVLIIASVSMLNMNEASAAEKPKFADADKVNALYLSGETKKAKELMLKAPENQRDIGWYGFMIHLQIRLGESKDAEITAKASISRYPKESSLYLSLASAYSAQKEYEKALETIEQARAFAAQDKKERGWVLDEKARIYKSMGEYEKAKKTYDELLQFDAGNINYILNSMMIESALGNYSICSARFEKAKADGISPYGENVGIQFLSIAAYHSGNNEDAKKHTRQLRMKNTGTFNSEIAFMSFVLDYEADAVIEMLRGTQPPGGDTTSIYYAGLKARKGDEAMLNNILAKWSELTAGELEALAIVLVHLKYQEALVVAQNLYEKNPRDPDYNYLLAFAHKNSGKDYRKYSEYAISKAPNNKVYGALLKGGNDTGQRQ; encoded by the coding sequence ATGGCAATGAAAAATAGTGCCTCGAAAACTATAAGCAAGGGAAGTGGAGGAGATACTATGGAGAAATACTTCAAAATCATAGCAATGGTATTGATTATCGCCAGTGTTTCCATGCTGAATATGAATGAAGCATCTGCTGCAGAAAAGCCAAAATTCGCTGATGCGGACAAAGTCAACGCGCTGTATCTTTCTGGTGAAACGAAAAAGGCCAAAGAGTTGATGCTCAAGGCCCCTGAGAACCAGCGGGACATAGGCTGGTACGGCTTTATGATTCACCTGCAGATAAGACTCGGTGAATCGAAGGATGCAGAAATAACCGCTAAGGCAAGTATTTCACGATACCCTAAAGAGTCTTCCCTATACCTAAGCCTGGCCTCTGCCTATTCAGCGCAGAAGGAATATGAAAAGGCCCTGGAGACTATAGAGCAGGCAAGAGCTTTTGCGGCTCAAGACAAAAAGGAACGCGGCTGGGTACTGGACGAAAAGGCCCGCATCTACAAATCCATGGGTGAGTATGAGAAGGCTAAGAAAACCTACGATGAACTTTTACAATTTGACGCAGGTAATATCAATTACATTCTCAACTCCATGATGATAGAATCTGCGCTTGGCAACTATTCAATATGTAGTGCACGCTTTGAAAAAGCAAAGGCTGATGGGATCAGCCCATATGGCGAGAACGTGGGAATCCAGTTTCTCAGTATTGCAGCTTACCACAGCGGGAATAATGAAGACGCGAAGAAACATACCAGGCAGCTTCGGATGAAAAATACCGGAACGTTCAACAGCGAGATTGCGTTTATGAGTTTCGTTCTTGACTATGAAGCTGATGCCGTCATTGAAATGCTCAGAGGCACCCAGCCGCCGGGAGGAGATACAACCTCTATCTACTATGCGGGGTTGAAGGCGAGAAAGGGCGATGAAGCTATGCTGAACAATATACTTGCAAAGTGGAGCGAGCTTACCGCTGGAGAACTGGAAGCGCTTGCGATTGTGCTTGTCCACCTGAAGTATCAGGAAGCTCTTGTTGTCGCACAAAACCTCTATGAGAAGAATCCGCGAGATCCAGATTATAATTATCTGCTTGCATTTGCCCACAAGAATAGCGGTAAAGACTATCGGAAATACTCCGAGTATGCCATCAGTAAGGCACCGAACAATAAGGTGTATGGGGCACTATTGAAAGGAGGTAACGATACCGGGCAGCGGCAGTGA
- the secD gene encoding protein translocase subunit SecD, with product MNKSIFWRFLFIGIAVVAAVVFFLPNTPVFKSMPEWWQKNMPNKGIVLGLDLQGGLHLVYEVEADKAVESTIERYAFTIKEMLQKRKLQAEVKKNNLNIEVTPASQDIMKALREGYNNLDISESGQMVTLRLNEKERSFIKDNAANQALETIRNRIDQFGVAEPTIHRQGQNEIVVQLPGVKDPQRARDLIGRTALLEFKIVNDEAPLASQLPSSITPGDEEKILSQFADKIPADSQILFEKKVNKETGAVTKFPILVKKDAMLTGALLSEAKVTLDTQFSTPHVSITFNPEGAKRFEEVTGANVKKRLAIILDNTVYSAPVIQEKIGGGSAQITGSYGMEEAKDLSIVLKAGALPAPLKMLQNVTVGPSLGSDSIEAGKMAGIAGTIAVALFMIFYYRLSGVIADFALTLNIILLFGAMASLNATLSLPGIAGIILAIGMAVDSNVLMFERMRDELRAGKTPRSAVDSGYKKAFWTIFDSHITTLITAAVLYQFGTGPIKGFAVTLGLGVMINLYTALIGTKSVFDLINSNSDVKKLSI from the coding sequence ATGAATAAGAGCATTTTCTGGAGATTCCTTTTTATCGGGATAGCTGTTGTTGCTGCAGTTGTCTTTTTTCTGCCCAATACTCCCGTATTCAAGAGTATGCCGGAGTGGTGGCAGAAGAACATGCCGAACAAGGGCATAGTGCTCGGCCTCGATCTTCAGGGCGGCCTGCATCTTGTCTATGAGGTAGAAGCAGACAAGGCAGTCGAGTCCACAATCGAGCGTTACGCTTTCACCATAAAGGAAATGCTTCAGAAGAGGAAACTCCAGGCAGAAGTAAAAAAGAACAACCTGAACATTGAGGTAACACCCGCTTCTCAGGACATCATGAAAGCGCTCAGGGAAGGGTATAACAACCTCGACATATCCGAGTCCGGACAGATGGTCACTCTCAGGCTGAACGAAAAAGAAAGATCGTTCATTAAGGACAATGCGGCAAACCAGGCGCTCGAGACGATCAGGAACAGGATAGACCAGTTCGGCGTTGCTGAACCTACGATCCACAGACAGGGGCAGAATGAGATCGTGGTGCAGTTACCCGGAGTAAAAGACCCTCAACGGGCGAGAGATCTGATCGGCAGAACTGCGCTGCTTGAGTTTAAGATCGTAAACGATGAAGCGCCGCTTGCTTCTCAGCTGCCTTCTTCCATAACACCAGGCGACGAGGAGAAGATACTGAGCCAATTTGCTGACAAGATACCTGCTGACAGCCAGATCCTTTTTGAGAAGAAGGTGAACAAGGAAACCGGTGCTGTGACGAAGTTCCCCATTCTTGTGAAAAAAGACGCTATGCTCACCGGCGCACTCCTGAGCGAGGCAAAGGTCACCCTTGATACGCAGTTCAGCACACCCCATGTATCCATTACCTTCAATCCCGAAGGCGCGAAAAGGTTCGAGGAAGTGACCGGTGCAAATGTAAAGAAGCGACTTGCTATCATTCTTGACAACACGGTCTATTCAGCACCGGTGATCCAGGAGAAAATCGGGGGAGGCAGCGCCCAGATAACCGGAAGCTATGGCATGGAAGAGGCTAAAGACCTGAGCATCGTTCTCAAGGCTGGAGCACTTCCTGCTCCGCTCAAGATGCTTCAAAACGTGACCGTCGGACCATCGTTAGGCAGCGACTCGATCGAGGCAGGCAAAATGGCAGGCATTGCAGGAACGATTGCCGTGGCATTGTTTATGATCTTCTACTACAGGCTGTCAGGCGTTATCGCTGACTTTGCCCTGACCCTTAATATTATCCTGCTCTTCGGTGCCATGGCATCCCTGAACGCAACGCTCAGTCTGCCGGGCATCGCAGGCATCATTCTGGCGATCGGTATGGCTGTTGACTCCAACGTGCTGATGTTCGAACGAATGAGGGACGAACTGCGCGCAGGCAAGACCCCGCGGTCTGCGGTTGATTCAGGCTACAAGAAGGCGTTCTGGACCATCTTTGACTCTCACATTACAACCTTGATCACCGCTGCTGTTCTCTACCAGTTCGGCACCGGGCCGATCAAAGGTTTTGCGGTCACACTGGGCCTCGGCGTTATGATCAACCTTTATACAGCGCTGATCGGGACCAAGTCCGTCTTCGATCTGATAAATTCCAACAGCGACGTCAAGAAGCTGAGCATATAG
- the secF gene encoding protein translocase subunit SecF, translated as MFELVKNTKIDFLGKKYIAFVLSGLISIIGLFAIYQIAHGRANLGIDFAGGTSVQLKFEKPTKVHDIRKALEDGGIKDFDLQELTGENKILIRAKNIEIQLGKVSEQITSVISQKFPENKFVVDSTTEIGPKVGGKLRADAGMAIVVSTIGILIYIAIRFKLNFAVGATVATFHDVTAVLGIFFLLGKEINLILVTALLTIAGYSLTDTVVVFDRIRENLRTRLKDPVEGVMNLSINEVLSRTIVTSFTVLLTSIALFFFGGEVLHDFSLAMILGVLVGTYSSIFVASPIVLLWGGNKAFAKKS; from the coding sequence ATGTTTGAACTCGTTAAAAATACAAAGATAGATTTTTTGGGGAAAAAATATATTGCCTTTGTCCTGTCCGGCCTCATCTCGATCATCGGCCTTTTCGCGATATATCAGATCGCACACGGCAGGGCAAACCTCGGCATAGACTTTGCGGGCGGCACATCCGTGCAGCTCAAGTTCGAAAAACCAACAAAGGTTCATGACATCAGAAAAGCGCTTGAGGATGGCGGCATCAAGGACTTTGACCTCCAGGAACTGACCGGTGAGAACAAGATACTTATCCGGGCAAAGAACATCGAGATACAGCTGGGCAAGGTGTCAGAACAGATCACCAGCGTTATCAGTCAGAAGTTTCCGGAAAACAAGTTTGTTGTGGATTCGACAACTGAGATCGGCCCCAAGGTCGGCGGCAAGCTTCGCGCAGATGCGGGCATGGCGATCGTCGTATCAACGATCGGCATTCTTATCTATATTGCGATCAGGTTCAAGCTCAACTTTGCGGTCGGCGCTACCGTTGCAACATTTCACGATGTAACCGCAGTGTTAGGCATCTTCTTCCTGTTAGGCAAGGAGATCAATCTCATCCTTGTAACCGCGCTGCTGACCATCGCCGGCTATTCGCTGACCGACACGGTCGTTGTTTTTGACAGGATCAGGGAAAACCTCCGCACGCGGCTTAAGGACCCGGTTGAAGGCGTAATGAACCTGAGCATCAATGAGGTACTGTCGAGGACCATCGTTACATCGTTCACGGTTCTCCTTACGTCGATCGCTCTCTTCTTTTTCGGCGGGGAGGTGCTCCACGACTTCAGTCTGGCAATGATCCTGGGCGTTCTGGTCGGCACCTATTCATCGATCTTTGTTGCAAGCCCGATCGTGCTCCTCTGGGGCGGCAACAAGGCCTTTGCAAAGAAATCGTGA